DNA sequence from the Thalassotalea sp. 273M-4 genome:
TGCTTTTACCATATGTTTTTGCATATAATTAGGTATTTCATGCTTAAACTGCTCTACAAACACGGTCCTTTCTGGTCGCGGCCCAACAATAGACATATCTCCTTTCAATACATTTATGAATTGAGGCAGTTCATCCAAACTGGTTGAACGAATAAATCTTCCAAAGGGTGTTACGCTCATTGTTGCTGCCCCCCCCCACTGAACACCATTCTTTTCTGAATCGACCCCCATAGAGCGAAACTTTAACATTTGAAATGTTTTACCATTCAAACCAACCCGCTCTTGACGGTAGAAAATAGGGCCTGGGGAAGAAAGTTTAACCCCTAAAGCTAAAAACAACATAATAGGCGATATCAAAAGTAAAATAATGGCAGCTATAACCTTGTCTTCAATTGATTTAAGAAGCCTATTCACCCCATTTAATGGCGAAGTACAAACATTAATAACAGCTAACCCCTCTATAGAGCTAAAAGAATGGTTTATTAAATTAAACGATGTTAAGTCTGGCAAGTAGCGAATATCACTCGTAGTATGTATCTGCAAACTTTCTAGCACCTCATTTGTTTTATTATGAGATGGAAGCTCTGATAACCAAATTTGGTCAACATTTTTGCCATTCTGCTCAAACCATTCATTTATTTTATCTATTGACCCCAAAAACCCTTCACCAAGCGAATTACTCGAAGAAAAATAACCAATTAAAGAATAACCAT
Encoded proteins:
- a CDS encoding undecaprenyl-phosphate glucose phosphotransferase produces the protein MDIKELKQEHKSFVWLFHKASDLFAILGAWVLVIYLYSDYSLFDKNIQLLMFSGLALSLAYFEFFKVYRHWRGESAFKELITVLIAWISTVFSLELLSYYFVQSVFQELILYWGVTAGLTLMFIRFSVRTFLKYVRSHGRNLRHVVLIGDNAAAVRAYKTIKQAPWNGYSLIGYFSSSNSLGEGFLGSIDKINEWFEQNGKNVDQIWLSELPSHNKTNEVLESLQIHTTSDIRYLPDLTSFNLINHSFSSIEGLAVINVCTSPLNGVNRLLKSIEDKVIAAIILLLISPIMLFLALGVKLSSPGPIFYRQERVGLNGKTFQMLKFRSMGVDSEKNGVQWGGAATMSVTPFGRFIRSTSLDELPQFINVLKGDMSIVGPRPERTVFVEQFKHEIPNYMQKHMVKAGITGLAQIQGWRGDTDLNKRIESDIEYIRNWSVLLDLKIIFLTIFKGFINPNAK